Part of the Scrofimicrobium sp. R131 genome is shown below.
GATGTGGAAATGGTCCCCGCGGCTTTTGGTCAAATCCAAAACGTATTTGTGGGTATCCTCTGCGGTCTAATTGGTGCCTACTCATATAACAAGTTCAAGGACACGAAGCTTCCCGACGCTCTGGCGTTCTTCTCCGGGCGCCGCTCGGTGGCCATTGTCGCGGCATTCTTCGCGATTATCCTGGCCATCCTCCTGTTCTTCATCTGGCCGGTCGTGTACGCGGGCCTGGTGGCCTTCGGCGAATGGATCGTCAACCTCGGCTTCTTCGGGGCTGGCCTCTACGGCTTCTTCAACCGGCTGCTGATTCCGTTCGGTCTGCACCACGCCCTGAACTCCGTGTTCTGGTTCGACGTGGCCGGCATCAACGACCTGAACAACTTCCTGGCCGGCACCGGCACCTACGGCGTCACCGGTCAGTTCATGACCGGCTTCTTCCCCGTGATGATGTTCGGTCTGCCGGGCGCGGCTCTGGCCATGTACGTGACCGCCGATTCGAAGAAGAAGAAGGTTGTCTACGGCCTGATGCTCTCCGGCGCGGTTTCGGCCTTCCTGGTCGGCGTGACCGAGCCCCTCGAGTTCGCGTTCATGTTCGTGGCTCCCGTCCTGTACCTGATCCACGCAATCTTCATGGGTATCTCCCTGGCGGTCAGCGCAATCCTGCCGGTCCGGATGGGCTTCGGCTTCTCCGGCGGGTTCATTGACCTGTTCCTGAACTGGACCAACCCGATGGCACAGAACCCGTGGATCATCCTGCTGATGGGCATCTTCTGGTTCGTGGTCTACTTCCTGGTCTTCCGCTGGGTCATCCTCAAGTTCAAGCTGAAGACCCCCGGTCGCGAAGATGACGACCTGGAGGTTTCCGAGGACGCCGTCGCCCAGAGCGGTTCGAAGGACGAAGGCTACCTGCGCACCGGTGCCGCCTTCATCGATGCTCTCGGTGGCAAGGCCAACATCACCGACCTGGACAACTGCGCCACCCGGCTCCGCCTGGAGCTGGCCGACGTGTCCCGGGTGGACGAGGCGGCCCTGCGTCGCGCGGGTGCAGCCGGCACCATGAAGCCCGGCGGCAAGTCCTTCCAGGTGATCTACGGGCTGAACGCTCAGTTCGTCAAGGACGCCATGGAACGGCTGATGTCCGGCGAGGCAACTGCCCCCACCAGCGCCCCGGCCGCCACCCCGGCGGGCGACGTGCTGGTCGAGGCTCCGGCCGCCGTGCAGGTAAAGCTGCGCCAGCCGGTTGCGGGTGAAGTCGTGGCGCTGGAGACGGTTCCG
Proteins encoded:
- the nagE gene encoding N-acetylglucosamine-specific PTS transporter subunit IIBC, whose amino-acid sequence is MKFLQRLGKSMMLPVSVLPVAAILMGISYWINTATGGENIVSAFLGAAGGALLNNMALLFAVGISIGMATKSDGTSALAGLVSWLVVTTLLNPTTVAIFKGLDDVEMVPAAFGQIQNVFVGILCGLIGAYSYNKFKDTKLPDALAFFSGRRSVAIVAAFFAIILAILLFFIWPVVYAGLVAFGEWIVNLGFFGAGLYGFFNRLLIPFGLHHALNSVFWFDVAGINDLNNFLAGTGTYGVTGQFMTGFFPVMMFGLPGAALAMYVTADSKKKKVVYGLMLSGAVSAFLVGVTEPLEFAFMFVAPVLYLIHAIFMGISLAVSAILPVRMGFGFSGGFIDLFLNWTNPMAQNPWIILLMGIFWFVVYFLVFRWVILKFKLKTPGREDDDLEVSEDAVAQSGSKDEGYLRTGAAFIDALGGKANITDLDNCATRLRLELADVSRVDEAALRRAGAAGTMKPGGKSFQVIYGLNAQFVKDAMERLMSGEATAPTSAPAATPAGDVLVEAPAAVQVKLRQPVAGEVVALETVPDPTFAGKVMGPGVAIEPTGDTVVAPADATVAMVFKTGHAVALKLDDGTELLIHVGLDTVDMGGDGFETLVTKGEHVLAGTPLLRFDAAKIRAAGHPTVTPVIVMNNKAAEIVFV